From the genome of Halomonas sp. MCCC 1A13316, one region includes:
- a CDS encoding SufE family protein: protein MTTEATAEQAQQALQEEFEMFDNWMDRYQYIIDMGKQLPAFPEEWKTPERKIQGCQSNVWMHHRRDGEMLHFDAVSDAAIVSGLIAVLLRIYNDRPAGEIRDTSPHFLGDLGLDKHLSPTRSNGLHAMLGKIYEVAAEAAPAS, encoded by the coding sequence ATGACCACCGAAGCCACGGCCGAACAAGCCCAGCAGGCCCTGCAGGAAGAGTTCGAGATGTTCGATAACTGGATGGATCGCTACCAGTACATCATCGACATGGGCAAGCAACTGCCGGCGTTTCCGGAGGAGTGGAAGACCCCCGAGCGCAAGATCCAGGGCTGCCAGTCGAACGTGTGGATGCATCATCGCCGCGACGGCGAGATGCTGCACTTCGATGCGGTGTCGGATGCCGCCATCGTCTCCGGCCTGATCGCGGTGCTGTTGCGTATTTACAATGACCGTCCGGCCGGTGAAATTCGCGATACCAGCCCGCATTTCCTCGGAGACCTGGGGCTCGACAAGCACCTGTCCCCCACACGCAGCAATGGCCTGCACGCCATGCTCGGCAAGATCTACGAAGTTGCTGCGGAAGCGGCACCCGCTAGCTGA
- a CDS encoding ribbon-helix-helix domain-containing protein, with the protein MCRLFIGAEPGLWEPQTRSMRLEGISTSVRLEGFFWTVLEEIGKRDDLSLSQLVAKLSRECAEAGHDPANFASFLRVCCARYQVLQLAGEIPAARDVAICSLDAEQILERERIRHAAKLPVAQRQLAGAASAATS; encoded by the coding sequence ATGTGCAGGCTTTTCATCGGCGCCGAACCGGGCCTCTGGGAGCCCCAGACACGCTCCATGCGTCTCGAGGGCATCTCGACCAGCGTACGCCTGGAGGGTTTTTTCTGGACGGTGCTCGAGGAGATCGGCAAGCGCGACGACCTCTCGCTCAGCCAGCTGGTGGCGAAGCTCTCACGAGAGTGCGCCGAGGCTGGGCACGATCCCGCCAACTTCGCTTCCTTCCTGCGCGTTTGCTGCGCTCGTTACCAGGTGCTTCAGTTGGCGGGAGAGATACCCGCTGCACGGGACGTTGCCATCTGCAGTCTTGATGCCGAGCAAATTCTCGAGCGCGAGCGCATACGGCATGCCGCCAAGCTACCTGTAGCGCAACGTCAGCTAGCGGGTGCCGCTTCCGCAGCAACTTCGTAG